A genomic stretch from Rhabdothermincola salaria includes:
- a CDS encoding alcohol dehydrogenase catalytic domain-containing protein, translating to MRAVRCHEGHPVVVDVDPPVGEGVRVTVASAGICGSDLHLLGLGLPLTFGHEVAGTLPDGTPVAVEPLAPCGVCPACVGGDHARCVLGPAIVLGVGLDGGMADQVLVPESAVARLPGGVALADASLVEPLAVAVHGVRRGGVGGGDRVAVVGGGTIGQMALVAAQAAGATVDLEARHDRQREAAARLGAGEVEGHYDVVVEAAGSVSALARAVDATRPGGTVVLLGSYWDGDVTMPGLAVTMKEVSLVPSTMYGRVGPSRDIDVAATILGARPDLADAVITHRFPLDAAAEAFAVAADRAAGAIKVVLEP from the coding sequence ATGCGGGCGGTGCGCTGCCACGAGGGCCACCCGGTCGTGGTCGACGTCGATCCGCCCGTCGGCGAGGGCGTCCGGGTGACGGTGGCCTCGGCCGGCATCTGCGGGTCCGACCTCCACCTGTTGGGCCTCGGGCTCCCCCTCACCTTCGGCCACGAGGTGGCGGGCACGCTCCCCGACGGCACCCCCGTGGCCGTCGAGCCCCTGGCCCCGTGCGGCGTGTGCCCGGCCTGCGTGGGCGGCGACCACGCCCGCTGCGTGCTCGGCCCGGCCATCGTCCTGGGCGTGGGTCTCGACGGCGGCATGGCCGACCAGGTGCTCGTGCCGGAGTCGGCCGTGGCCCGCCTGCCCGGCGGCGTCGCCCTGGCCGACGCCAGCCTGGTCGAACCCTTGGCGGTCGCCGTGCACGGTGTGCGCCGCGGCGGCGTCGGCGGGGGCGACCGCGTCGCCGTCGTCGGGGGCGGCACCATCGGGCAGATGGCCCTGGTGGCGGCCCAGGCCGCCGGGGCCACCGTCGACCTCGAGGCCCGCCACGACCGTCAACGTGAGGCGGCCGCCCGTCTGGGGGCCGGGGAGGTCGAGGGCCACTACGACGTGGTGGTCGAAGCCGCCGGCTCCGTCTCGGCGCTCGCCCGGGCCGTCGACGCCACCCGACCCGGTGGCACCGTCGTCCTGCTCGGGAGCTACTGGGACGGCGACGTCACCATGCCCGGCCTGGCCGTCACCATGAAGGAGGTCTCCCTGGTCCCGTCCACCATGTACGGCCGGGTGGGGCCCTCCCGCGACATCGACGTGGCCGCCACGATCCTGGGGGCCCGCCCCGACCTGGCCGATGCGGTGATCACCCACCGCTTCCCGCTCGACGCCGCGGCCGAGGCGTTCGCGGTGGCGGCCGATCGGGCCGCCGGCGCCATCAAGGTCGTGTTGGAGCCCTGA
- a CDS encoding magnesium and cobalt transport protein CorA, with amino-acid sequence MIVDCAAYEHGKRVTGRLHLAEIGDWMGRPDTFVWLGLRMPSEEELAEGFQLFGVQDLEVEEVLAPHERPVFAVDGDQSTLVLRTAHMNTALGEVKLGELSVIIGTSFVLSVRHGQASPLSGTRRELEADPEQLALGPPAVLAAIVSQVVEDYRPVLDAFERAALDVEKEVFDESPRRPVKRVYQLKRQVREMSVATDALDEPLDRLVRRRRVFWSPDVIAELEEAADLLDRSVNRARTLSDLLTSALDASLAQISVQQNRDMRKISAWVAIAAVPTMIAGIYGMNFENLPELDYQYGYFLVVGFMVVVCGFMYSRFRKAGWL; translated from the coding sequence GTGATCGTCGACTGCGCCGCGTACGAGCACGGCAAGCGCGTGACCGGCCGGCTGCACCTCGCCGAGATCGGCGACTGGATGGGACGGCCCGACACCTTCGTCTGGCTGGGCCTGCGCATGCCGTCGGAGGAAGAGCTGGCCGAGGGCTTCCAGCTGTTCGGGGTCCAGGACCTCGAGGTCGAGGAGGTGCTCGCCCCTCACGAACGACCCGTCTTCGCGGTCGACGGCGACCAGTCCACGCTGGTGCTGCGCACCGCCCACATGAACACGGCGCTCGGTGAGGTCAAGCTCGGCGAATTGTCCGTGATCATCGGCACCTCGTTCGTGCTGTCGGTGCGCCACGGCCAGGCCAGCCCGCTCTCGGGCACCCGTCGCGAGCTCGAGGCCGACCCCGAGCAGCTGGCCCTGGGGCCGCCGGCGGTGCTGGCCGCCATCGTGAGCCAGGTGGTGGAGGACTACCGCCCCGTGCTCGATGCCTTCGAGCGAGCCGCTCTCGACGTGGAGAAGGAGGTGTTCGACGAGTCGCCCCGACGGCCCGTGAAGCGGGTGTACCAGCTGAAGCGCCAGGTGCGGGAGATGTCGGTCGCCACCGACGCCCTCGACGAACCGCTCGACCGGTTGGTCCGCCGGCGGCGGGTGTTCTGGTCGCCCGACGTGATCGCCGAGCTCGAGGAGGCAGCCGACCTCCTCGACCGCAGCGTCAACCGGGCCCGCACGCTGTCGGACCTGCTGACCAGCGCGCTCGATGCCTCCCTGGCCCAGATCTCGGTGCAACAGAACCGGGACATGCGCAAGATCTCGGCCTGGGTGGCCATCGCCGCGGTGCCGACCATGATCGCCGGCATCTACGGCATGAACTTCGAGAACCTCCCCGAGCTCGACTACCAGTACGGCTACTTCCTGGTGGTCGGGTTCATGGTGGTCGTGTGCGGGTTCATGTACTCCCGGTTTCGCAAGGCGGGCTGGTTGTGA